Proteins from a single region of Melanotaenia boesemani isolate fMelBoe1 chromosome 3, fMelBoe1.pri, whole genome shotgun sequence:
- the oxtrl gene encoding oxytocin receptor like yields the protein MEDLLHELDIWSQNVSWSNSSRGNESYSGNVTVNPLKRNEEVAKVEVTVLVLVLLLALTGNLCVLWAIHTTKHSQSRMYYFMKHLSIADLVVAIFQVLPQLIWDITFRFYGPDFLCRLVKYLQVVGMFASTYMLVLMSIDRCLAICQPLRSMRKGRDRCCVVASWMLSLLFSAPQAHIFSLKEVGNGVYDCWGDFVQPWGAKAYITWMSLSIYILPVAILSICYGLICFKIWQNINTKTKKGHFLAPTPRPSKGAHPLSRVSSVRLISKAKIRTVKMTFVVVLAYIVCWTPFFFVQMWSAWDPAAPREDMAFIIAMLLASLNSCCNPWIYMFFAGHLFHDLMQCFFCCCRQYLTDSSYSSDQQCRHKSSSSTYVIKNASSQRSLTHTSSTGGAAH from the exons ATGGAGGACCTTTTGCACGAGCTGGACATTTGGTCTCAGAATGTTTCGTGGAGCAACTCAAGTCGTGGAAACGAAAGTTATTCAGGAAACGTCACAGTGAACCCTTTAAAACGAAATGAAGAAGTGGCCAAAGTAGAAGTTacagtcctggtcctggtcctgctACTTGCTCTAACGGGCAACCTTTGCGTCCTGTGGGCGATCCACACCACCAAACACAGCCAGTCTCGGATGTATTACTTTATGAAACACCTGAGTATCGCGGACCTTGTTGTTGCAATCTTTCAGGTCTTACCGCAGCTCATTTGGGATATCACCTTTCGCTTCTATGGACCCGATTTTCTGTGCCGGCTGGTGAAATACCTCCAGGTGGTGGGAATGTTTGCGTCTACATACATGCTTGTCCTGATGTCTATAGATAGGTGTTTAGCAATCTGTCAACCACTTCGCTCCATGCGCAAAGGAAGGGATCGCTGCTGTGTGGTTGCGTCTTGGATGCTTAGTCTGTTATTCAGCGCCCCACAAGCCCACATTTTTTCTCTGAAGGAGGTCGGGAACGGTGTGTATGACTGCTGGGGTGACTTCGTGCAGCCGTGGGGTGCTAAAGCATACATCACATGGATGAGTCTCAGCATTTACATTCTTCCAGTGGCTATATTAAGTATCTGCTATGGTttgatatgttttaaaatatggcagaatatcaacacaaaaaccaaaaaggGGCACTTTTTGGCTCCCACTCCGAGGCCGTCCAAAGGCGCTCACCCACTCTCGCGTGTGAGCAGCGTTAGGCTCATTTCAAAAGCCAAAATCCGCACAGTGAAAATGACATTTGTAGTTGTCCTTGCTTACATTGTGTGCTGGACTCCCTTTTTCTTTGTCCAGATGTGGTCTGCGTGGGATCCCGCTGCACCAAGAGAAg ACATGGCCTTCATCATTGCCATGTTACTGGCTAGTCTCAACAGCTGCTGTAACCCCTGGATCTACATGTTCTTTGCTGGTCACCTGTTTCATGATTTGATGCAGTGCTTCTTTTGCTGCTGTAGACAGTATCTGACAGACTCTTCCTACAGCAGTGATCAACAGTGCAGGCACAAGAGTAGCTCCTCCACTTACGTCATCAAGAACGCCAGCAGTCAGAggagcctcacacacacatccagcaCAGGGGGGGCAGCTCACTAA